In a genomic window of Rhodovulum sp. P5:
- a CDS encoding thiamine phosphate synthase: protein MADPERPQIYLVTPPAFDLDTFPDRLAAVLDAHEIACLRLSMATKDEDSVARAADTLREVAHARDVPLVIETHVGLVERLGLDGVHLADGSRNVRKTRKALGADAIIGAFCAASRHDGITAGEAGADYIAFGPVGSSALGDGTRAEHDLFAWWSEMIELPVVAEGALDAGIIAELTPVTDFFAIGEEIWGEEDAAAALGRLIAAME from the coding sequence ATGGCCGATCCCGAGCGCCCGCAAATCTATCTGGTCACGCCCCCTGCCTTCGACCTCGACACCTTTCCCGACCGGCTGGCCGCCGTGCTGGATGCCCATGAAATCGCGTGCTTGCGCCTGTCGATGGCCACGAAGGACGAAGACAGCGTGGCCCGCGCCGCAGACACCCTGCGCGAGGTTGCCCATGCCCGCGACGTGCCGCTGGTGATCGAGACGCATGTCGGGCTGGTCGAACGGCTTGGGCTGGACGGGGTCCACCTGGCGGACGGCTCGCGTAACGTCCGCAAGACCCGCAAGGCGCTGGGTGCCGATGCAATCATCGGGGCGTTCTGCGCGGCCTCTCGCCATGACGGGATAACCGCGGGAGAGGCTGGCGCCGACTACATCGCCTTCGGCCCGGTGGGATCGAGCGCACTGGGAGACGGGACGCGGGCAGAGCATGACCTGTTCGCCTGGTGGTCGGAAATGATCGAATTGCCCGTCGTCGCCGAAGGCGCGCTGGATGCTGGCATCATCGCAGAGCTTACCCCCGTCACCGATTTCTTCGCCATTGGAGAGGAGATTTGGGGTGAGGAGGACGCCGCAGCAGCGCTTGGACGGCTGATCGCCGCGATGGAGTGA
- a CDS encoding 50S ribosomal protein L21 has protein sequence MFAVLKTGGKQYKVQSGDVLRVEKLAADAGETVQFNEILMIGSQVGMPTVAGAAVQAEVIDQIKGDKVIHYVKRRRKHSSQRRKGHRQQLTLLRVTDLLETGGDKTGVKAAIGAGSVSGAAVAAAAPKAAAPKAAAPTAEPKSEAPAAAAAPAGDDLKKLTGVGPAMEKKMHEVGIKSFAQIAGWTPEQVIAMDNRLGLKGKIEKEGWVEQAKTLAKG, from the coding sequence ATGTTCGCGGTCCTCAAAACCGGTGGCAAGCAGTACAAGGTCCAGTCGGGCGACGTGCTGCGCGTCGAAAAGCTGGCCGCCGATGCCGGTGAAACGGTGCAATTCAACGAGATTCTGATGATCGGGTCCCAGGTCGGCATGCCGACCGTCGCCGGTGCGGCCGTCCAGGCCGAGGTGATCGACCAGATCAAGGGTGACAAGGTCATCCACTACGTCAAGCGTCGCCGCAAGCACAGCTCGCAGCGCCGCAAGGGCCACCGCCAGCAACTGACGCTGCTGCGCGTGACCGACCTGCTGGAAACCGGCGGCGACAAGACCGGCGTGAAGGCCGCCATCGGTGCGGGCAGCGTTTCGGGTGCCGCTGTTGCGGCGGCCGCCCCGAAAGCAGCCGCGCCCAAGGCCGCGGCGCCGACGGCAGAGCCCAAGTCCGAAGCCCCTGCGGCGGCTGCGGCCCCGGCTGGCGACGACCTGAAAAAGCTGACCGGTGTCGGCCCCGCGATGGAGAAGAAGATGCACGAAGTGGGCATCAAGAGCTTCGCCCAAATCGCAGGCTGGACGCCGGAGCAGGTCATCGCCATGGACAACCGGTTGGGCCTGAAGGGCAAGATCGAGAAAGAGGGCTGGGTCGAGCAAGCCAAGACCCTGGCCAAAGGCTAA
- the proB gene encoding glutamate 5-kinase produces MASLTNATRIVIKIGSALLVDRATGALRADWLRALAEDVAMLKARGTDVVLVSSGSIALGRAALKLPAGALPLEQAQAAAAVGQIRLARAYEDTLAPHGITTAQVLVTLEDSADRRRYLNSRATLATLLSLGVVPIVNENDTIATDEIRFGDNDRLAAQVAVTVGADVTVLLSDVDGFYTANPAQDPTAHRFDMIEDITPEIEAMAGDAGSGLSKGGMKTKLMAAKTATGAGCALAITEGSRLRPVQALEQGAPATWFRPKGDPQAARKRWIASMKPQGFVSIDDGAMAALGKGKSLLPAGVTNVTGDFGRGDPVAILGPNGEGLGNGLSRYTGAEARLIQGCRSGDIETILGYPGRAALIHRDDMAT; encoded by the coding sequence TTGGCGTCCCTGACCAACGCGACACGGATCGTCATCAAGATCGGCTCGGCCCTGCTGGTGGATCGTGCAACCGGCGCGCTGCGGGCCGACTGGCTGCGCGCTCTGGCCGAGGATGTCGCGATGCTGAAGGCGAGGGGGACCGATGTGGTTCTGGTCTCCTCCGGTTCCATCGCGCTGGGGCGGGCGGCGTTGAAATTGCCGGCCGGGGCGCTGCCATTGGAACAGGCGCAGGCCGCGGCGGCGGTGGGGCAAATCCGGCTGGCCCGCGCCTATGAGGACACGCTTGCCCCCCACGGAATCACCACCGCGCAGGTGCTGGTGACGCTGGAGGATTCCGCCGATCGGCGCCGGTATCTGAATTCCCGGGCCACGCTGGCGACGCTTCTGTCACTGGGCGTGGTGCCGATCGTGAACGAGAACGACACCATCGCCACCGACGAGATCCGCTTTGGCGACAATGACCGGCTGGCCGCGCAGGTGGCCGTGACCGTGGGCGCCGATGTGACCGTACTTCTGTCCGATGTCGACGGCTTCTACACGGCCAATCCCGCGCAGGACCCGACGGCCCACCGCTTTGACATGATCGAGGATATCACGCCGGAGATCGAGGCGATGGCGGGCGATGCCGGGTCTGGCCTGTCGAAGGGCGGCATGAAGACCAAGCTAATGGCTGCCAAGACCGCCACCGGCGCGGGTTGCGCGCTGGCGATCACCGAAGGCTCCCGCCTGCGCCCGGTGCAGGCGCTGGAACAGGGGGCGCCCGCGACGTGGTTCCGCCCCAAGGGCGACCCGCAGGCCGCGCGCAAACGCTGGATCGCATCGATGAAGCCGCAGGGGTTCGTTTCCATCGACGATGGCGCGATGGCGGCGCTCGGCAAGGGCAAGTCGCTGCTGCCCGCGGGCGTGACGAATGTCACCGGCGATTTCGGGCGCGGCGACCCGGTTGCGATCCTGGGACCCAATGGCGAGGGGCTGGGCAACGGGCTGTCGCGCTATACGGGGGCAGAGGCGCGGCTGATCCAGGGCTGCCGCTCGGGTGACATAGAGACAATTCTGGGCTATCCCGGTCGGGCTGCGCTCATCCACAGGGACGATATGGCGACATGA
- the obgE gene encoding GTPase ObgE: protein MKFLDLAKVQIRSGAGGNGCISFRREKYIEFGGPDGGDGGRGGDVWAEAVEGLNTLIDFRYQQHFFAKNGKNGQGSQKTGASGDDIVLRVPVGTEILEEDEETVIADMTELGQRVLLARGGNGGFGNLHFKTSTNQAPRHANPGQPGVEREIWLRLKLIADAGLLGLPNAGKSTFLAATSNARPKIADYPFTTLHPNLGVVGVDGVEFVIADIPGLIEGAHEGRGIGDRFLGHVERCAVLLHLVDATSDSVAEDYHTIIHELEAYGGHLADKPRVTVLNKIDALDDEERAEKKAELEAEVGRPVLCMSGVSREGVTEVLRALRAEIDEDRLRHKSAGVEVEPWRP, encoded by the coding sequence ATGAAATTTCTTGACCTCGCAAAGGTCCAAATCCGGTCCGGTGCCGGCGGCAATGGCTGTATCAGCTTCCGCCGGGAAAAATATATCGAGTTCGGCGGCCCCGACGGGGGCGATGGCGGGCGCGGCGGCGATGTCTGGGCCGAGGCGGTCGAGGGGCTGAACACCCTGATCGATTTCCGCTATCAGCAACATTTCTTCGCCAAGAACGGCAAGAACGGGCAGGGCAGCCAGAAGACGGGCGCCAGCGGCGACGACATCGTCCTGCGCGTGCCCGTGGGCACCGAGATCCTTGAGGAAGACGAGGAAACGGTGATCGCCGACATGACCGAACTTGGCCAGCGGGTGCTGCTGGCTCGGGGCGGCAATGGCGGCTTTGGCAACCTGCATTTCAAGACCTCCACCAACCAGGCACCGCGCCATGCCAACCCCGGCCAACCGGGGGTGGAGCGCGAGATCTGGCTGCGGCTGAAACTGATCGCCGATGCGGGGCTGTTGGGTCTGCCGAATGCGGGCAAGTCGACCTTCCTTGCCGCGACGTCGAACGCCCGGCCCAAGATCGCGGATTACCCGTTTACCACGCTGCACCCCAATCTGGGCGTCGTGGGCGTGGACGGTGTGGAATTCGTGATTGCCGACATTCCCGGCCTGATCGAGGGCGCGCATGAGGGGCGCGGCATCGGCGACCGGTTTCTGGGCCATGTCGAACGCTGCGCCGTGCTGCTGCATCTGGTCGATGCGACCTCCGACAGCGTGGCCGAGGACTATCATACCATCATCCATGAGCTAGAGGCCTATGGCGGCCATCTGGCCGACAAGCCGCGGGTAACCGTGCTGAACAAGATCGACGCGCTGGATGACGAAGAGCGGGCCGAAAAGAAGGCGGAGCTGGAGGCAGAGGTCGGCCGGCCCGTGTTGTGCATGTCCGGTGTTTCCCGCGAAGGCGTGACCGAGGTCTTGCGCGCGCTGCGGGCCGAGATCGACGAGGATCGCCTGCGCCACAAATCCGCGGGCGTGGAGGTAGAGCCTTGGCGTCCCTGA
- the rpmA gene encoding 50S ribosomal protein L27: protein MAHKKAGGSSRNGRDSAGRRLGVKIYGGQQVIPGNIIVRQRGTKFWPGEGVDMGKDHTIFAVCEGAVSFRKGLKGRTFISVLPVAEAAE, encoded by the coding sequence ATGGCACACAAGAAGGCAGGCGGCTCCTCGCGTAACGGTCGCGACTCCGCCGGACGCCGTCTGGGCGTGAAAATCTACGGTGGCCAGCAGGTCATCCCGGGCAACATCATCGTGCGTCAGCGCGGCACCAAGTTCTGGCCGGGCGAAGGCGTGGACATGGGCAAGGATCACACGATCTTCGCCGTCTGCGAAGGCGCGGTGAGCTTCCGAAAGGGGCTCAAGGGCCGCACGTTCATTTCGGTTCTCCCGGTGGCGGAGGCCGCTGAGTAA
- a CDS encoding RNA methyltransferase, with the protein MIAQPVFVLVRPQMGENIGAAARAMYNFGLERMRLVDPRDGWPNPRAVALASGAGRLLDQAGITQTTAEAVADCDHVFATTARGRGLTKPIVTPERAMEQAREMIGQGRRVAVLFGPERAGLENDDIARANAIISIPVNPEFASLNLGQSVLLTAYEWRRQTVEIVPERMEMAGADPATALEVEKLADHYESRLEEAGFFFPETKAPGMKLALRNVWSRMPLTRADVQIFHGMMRQLTRWWDRAD; encoded by the coding sequence ATGATCGCGCAGCCCGTCTTTGTCCTCGTCCGGCCCCAGATGGGGGAGAATATCGGGGCGGCCGCGCGCGCCATGTACAATTTCGGGCTGGAGCGGATGCGGCTGGTCGACCCGCGCGATGGCTGGCCCAACCCGCGGGCCGTTGCACTGGCCTCGGGCGCCGGGCGTCTGCTGGATCAGGCGGGGATCACGCAGACGACGGCCGAGGCCGTGGCCGACTGCGACCATGTCTTTGCCACCACGGCGCGGGGCCGCGGCCTGACCAAGCCCATCGTCACCCCCGAACGCGCGATGGAACAGGCGCGAGAGATGATCGGGCAGGGGCGCCGGGTGGCGGTGCTGTTCGGGCCGGAGCGGGCGGGGCTGGAAAACGACGATATCGCCCGGGCAAATGCGATCATCTCGATCCCCGTGAACCCGGAGTTCGCGTCGCTGAACCTTGGGCAGTCGGTCCTGTTGACCGCCTATGAATGGCGCCGCCAGACGGTTGAGATCGTGCCAGAGCGGATGGAGATGGCCGGGGCCGATCCGGCCACGGCGCTGGAGGTCGAAAAACTGGCCGACCACTATGAGTCGCGGCTGGAGGAGGCGGGCTTCTTCTTCCCCGAGACCAAGGCGCCGGGGATGAAGCTGGCCCTGCGCAATGTCTGGAGCCGGATGCCCCTGACCCGCGCCGACGTCCAGATCTTCCACGGGATGATGCGGCAACTGACCCGGTGGTGGGATCGGGCGGACTAA
- a CDS encoding DUF3553 domain-containing protein yields MHPINDILEPGMLVRNPEHPDWGLGQVQSVIDGRITVNFRDAGKVVINGGRVELMPVFES; encoded by the coding sequence ATGCATCCGATTAACGATATTCTGGAGCCCGGCATGCTGGTGCGCAATCCCGAACACCCCGATTGGGGGCTGGGACAGGTGCAATCGGTCATCGACGGGCGGATCACCGTCAATTTCCGCGATGCGGGCAAGGTGGTCATAAACGGTGGGCGGGTGGAGCTCATGCCGGTATTCGAGTCCTGA
- a CDS encoding GNAT family N-acetyltransferase — protein sequence MKIDTISSQPVIEAERFVLRPVRRSDAGLLNLYAGDLRVARFTRSIPHPLPPGATEAFIERARNPARSEDVWVMDGADHGLSEVLGTIALDRMERDQSEIGYWVAPAFWNTGIASEAVNALLAANPQNANTVFAEVFQDNPGSARVLTNAGFEYIGDAEAFSVARNAQVGTWTYLKKLG from the coding sequence ATGAAGATTGACACCATTTCAAGTCAGCCCGTCATCGAGGCCGAGCGTTTTGTGCTTCGGCCGGTACGCCGATCCGACGCCGGTCTGCTGAACCTTTATGCCGGGGATTTGCGCGTGGCCCGGTTCACGCGTTCGATCCCCCATCCGCTGCCGCCCGGCGCGACCGAGGCCTTTATCGAACGTGCCCGCAATCCCGCGCGGTCCGAGGATGTGTGGGTCATGGACGGCGCCGATCATGGCCTGTCGGAGGTCTTGGGCACAATCGCGCTGGACCGGATGGAACGGGATCAGTCCGAGATCGGCTATTGGGTCGCGCCGGCCTTCTGGAACACGGGCATCGCGTCAGAGGCGGTGAATGCCCTTCTGGCCGCCAATCCGCAGAACGCCAACACGGTCTTTGCCGAGGTCTTTCAGGACAATCCCGGATCCGCCCGGGTGCTGACCAATGCCGGTTTCGAGTATATCGGCGATGCCGAGGCGTTCTCGGTTGCGCGCAACGCGCAGGTTGGCACCTGGACCTATCTGAAGAAACTCGGCTGA
- a CDS encoding 1-acyl-sn-glycerol-3-phosphate acyltransferase yields the protein MPVIRGWVWGRVLWRGLALGVVTFGCLGLLLLVRLVERPIFGWHRPVTPFITQFVCRMAFVILGMRYSVRGRMMRARGAVVANHSSWLDIFALNARKRIYFVSKAEVADWPGIGWLARATGTVFINRDRREAKAQANLFEKRLKANHKLLFFPEGTSTDGRRILPFKTTLFAAFFTDELKDILHIQPVTVIYSAPEGQDPAFYGWWGDMGFGPHLLKVLAAKPQGGVELVYHPPLKVADFADRKALAKACEASVRSGLPSDLAMGTGALPV from the coding sequence ATGCCGGTGATCCGCGGTTGGGTCTGGGGGCGGGTTCTGTGGCGCGGGCTTGCGCTGGGGGTCGTGACCTTCGGATGTCTCGGGCTCTTGCTGCTGGTGCGACTGGTGGAGCGTCCGATCTTTGGCTGGCATCGGCCGGTCACGCCATTCATCACGCAATTTGTCTGCCGCATGGCCTTTGTCATTCTGGGCATGCGCTATTCGGTGCGCGGCCGGATGATGCGCGCCCGCGGCGCTGTGGTGGCCAATCACTCGTCCTGGCTGGACATCTTCGCGCTGAACGCCCGCAAACGGATCTACTTCGTCTCGAAGGCCGAGGTCGCCGACTGGCCCGGCATCGGCTGGCTAGCAAGGGCGACCGGCACGGTGTTCATCAACCGCGACCGGCGAGAGGCCAAGGCGCAGGCGAACCTGTTCGAAAAGCGGCTGAAGGCGAACCATAAGCTGCTGTTCTTTCCGGAGGGAACCTCGACCGACGGGCGGCGTATTTTGCCATTCAAGACAACGCTTTTCGCGGCGTTCTTCACGGATGAACTGAAGGACATTCTGCATATCCAACCGGTCACGGTGATCTATTCGGCGCCCGAAGGGCAAGACCCGGCCTTTTACGGCTGGTGGGGCGATATGGGGTTCGGTCCGCATCTGCTGAAGGTGTTGGCGGCGAAACCGCAGGGCGGTGTGGAACTGGTCTATCACCCGCCGTTGAAGGTGGCCGATTTCGCTGACCGCAAGGCCTTGGCGAAAGCCTGTGAGGCGTCGGTTCGGTCCGGGTTGCCGTCTGACCTTGCGATGGGCACGGGGGCTTTGCCAGTTTGA
- a CDS encoding heme A synthase, whose protein sequence is MRKTRDTKSRNIFEEVATAAPEARPLVKPGVIDRSARQGARGPVRLWLLAIFLTLAVMVIADGVVRVTGIVPEPPATTQGAGLWMIGAAHAQTATAPVQGSGWWGWGRWALTGLAGLTWLGGYLAFLISKKMPKGWAGRLIWPGALILGLVGSSIGLPYLPEPFGGSGLRSMVQSGLGFATLGVLAWFMFKLGRPEADLIQARRARDGKAFGMATGMMHFAFLQILFGALLGGLDAGRGFTDWPLMGGGVFPQGMFATNMLDNPGLVQFIHRLLGYLLLIFGIVAWLRGRRSVHKSVRWAFHWMAVMLFGQIVLGVGTVLYAAQWHIALTHQIGAVLLWGLILRARFLSQYPVQQSTIRG, encoded by the coding sequence ATGCGCAAGACCCGCGACACCAAGTCTCGCAACATTTTCGAAGAGGTGGCGACAGCGGCCCCCGAGGCCCGGCCGCTGGTCAAGCCCGGCGTGATCGATCGCAGCGCGCGGCAGGGCGCGCGTGGGCCTGTGCGGCTATGGCTGTTGGCGATCTTCCTGACGCTGGCGGTTATGGTCATTGCCGACGGGGTCGTGCGCGTGACGGGGATCGTTCCGGAACCGCCTGCGACGACGCAAGGGGCGGGTCTGTGGATGATCGGCGCGGCCCATGCCCAGACGGCGACGGCCCCGGTACAGGGCAGCGGTTGGTGGGGCTGGGGTCGATGGGCCCTGACGGGGCTGGCCGGTCTGACATGGCTGGGCGGCTATCTGGCCTTCCTGATTTCCAAGAAGATGCCCAAGGGCTGGGCCGGGCGGCTGATCTGGCCGGGGGCGCTGATCCTCGGCCTCGTTGGGTCGTCCATCGGGCTGCCCTATCTGCCGGAACCGTTCGGCGGCAGCGGGTTGCGGAGCATGGTGCAATCCGGTCTTGGCTTTGCGACTCTGGGCGTGCTGGCGTGGTTCATGTTCAAGCTGGGCCGGCCCGAGGCCGACCTGATCCAGGCGCGCCGGGCCCGCGACGGCAAGGCATTCGGCATGGCGACGGGGATGATGCACTTTGCCTTTCTGCAGATCCTTTTCGGTGCGCTTCTGGGCGGGCTGGATGCCGGGCGGGGCTTTACCGACTGGCCGCTGATGGGCGGGGGCGTGTTCCCGCAAGGCATGTTCGCGACCAATATGCTCGACAATCCGGGGCTTGTGCAGTTCATCCATCGGCTGCTGGGCTATCTGCTGCTGATCTTCGGGATCGTGGCGTGGCTGCGGGGGCGGCGATCGGTTCACAAATCCGTCCGCTGGGCGTTCCACTGGATGGCGGTGATGCTGTTCGGGCAGATCGTCCTTGGCGTCGGCACCGTTCTTTATGCCGCGCAATGGCATATCGCGCTGACCCACCAGATCGGTGCCGTGCTGCTGTGGGGGCTGATCCTGCGGGCACGGTTCCTGTCGCA
- a CDS encoding GNAT family N-acetyltransferase: MQPPEEHFQLRLAASDDDLRAAQRLRYEVFVAELGGDGPLVDHEARLERDEYDPHYQHLLLIDTRRDAAALDHVVGVYRLLTSDGAARLGKFYSEDEYDLTALKASGRKLLELGRSCVHADYRGGTALYHLWNGLADFVLDHGVEVLFGVASFHGTDIDDLAEPLSYLHQNFLAPESMRVRVRPEVFQTMDLIAPETIDRKRAMLAMPALIKAYLRLGGFVGEGAFVDHAFNTTDVCLLMDTGRMNAKSRERYMRRQT, from the coding sequence ATGCAACCGCCAGAAGAGCATTTCCAGCTTCGCTTGGCCGCGTCGGACGACGATTTGCGCGCTGCGCAGCGACTGCGCTACGAGGTCTTCGTAGCCGAACTGGGTGGCGACGGTCCGCTTGTCGACCACGAGGCCCGGCTTGAGCGGGACGAATACGACCCCCATTACCAACATCTGTTGCTGATCGACACGCGTCGCGACGCGGCGGCGCTGGATCACGTGGTCGGGGTGTACCGGCTGTTGACCAGCGATGGCGCCGCGCGTCTGGGCAAGTTCTATTCCGAGGACGAATACGACCTGACCGCGCTGAAGGCGAGCGGCCGCAAGTTGCTGGAGCTTGGACGGTCCTGCGTTCATGCGGACTATCGCGGGGGCACCGCGCTTTATCACCTGTGGAACGGCCTTGCGGATTTCGTGCTGGACCACGGGGTGGAGGTTCTGTTCGGGGTGGCCAGTTTCCACGGCACCGATATCGACGACCTGGCCGAACCGCTGTCCTATCTGCACCAGAACTTCCTTGCGCCCGAGTCCATGCGCGTGCGCGTCCGGCCTGAGGTCTTTCAGACCATGGACCTGATCGCGCCCGAGACCATCGACCGCAAGCGCGCCATGCTGGCCATGCCCGCTCTGATCAAGGCCTATCTTCGCCTCGGCGGTTTCGTGGGAGAGGGTGCGTTTGTCGACCATGCCTTCAACACCACCGATGTGTGCCTGTTGATGGATACCGGCCGGATGAATGCCAAAAGCCGCGAGCGCTATATGCGGAGGCAGACGTGA
- a CDS encoding GNAT family N-acetyltransferase, whose translation MAGADEFRVQTPRLILRPFDPGDITDLVRIGRDPRVAPMMGSIPLDWSDDAARNWVARWPYRGTVGFRVALQHRDGPLIGAAGLVGAPVSLNYFLDPAMWGQGLATEAARGLLAGAFARFSGLDIVVADHFADNPASGRVLEKLGFVRMGTGAGRSLARLEPAPKIQYRLMRRTFEASHEIS comes from the coding sequence ATGGCCGGGGCGGACGAGTTCCGGGTGCAGACGCCGCGCCTGATCCTCCGCCCCTTCGATCCCGGTGATATTACCGATCTTGTGCGGATCGGGCGCGACCCGCGGGTGGCGCCGATGATGGGGTCGATCCCGCTGGATTGGAGTGACGATGCCGCCCGGAACTGGGTGGCGCGCTGGCCCTATCGCGGCACGGTCGGGTTCCGGGTGGCGCTTCAGCACCGGGACGGCCCGCTGATCGGTGCGGCCGGGCTGGTCGGGGCGCCGGTCTCCCTGAACTACTTCCTCGATCCGGCGATGTGGGGGCAGGGGCTGGCGACGGAGGCCGCGCGGGGTCTTCTGGCCGGGGCATTCGCCCGGTTTTCCGGTCTGGACATCGTCGTCGCGGACCATTTCGCAGACAATCCCGCCTCTGGCCGCGTGCTGGAGAAACTGGGGTTTGTCCGGATGGGCACAGGCGCGGGTCGGTCTCTGGCCCGGCTTGAGCCCGCGCCCAAGATCCAGTATCGCCTGATGCGCAGAACCTTCGAGGCTTCCCATGAAATTTCTTGA
- a CDS encoding histidine phosphotransferase family protein: protein MTDLTALVGSRICHDLISPIGAIGNGMELLAMSTSAAPGGAPTEELALITDSVERANARIRLFRLAFGAAPPEAEVAGREVCDILANYYGGGRLTVTADPPSGLPRMDAKIALLAVLCAETAFPRGGRIALTFQPGEVTLSAEGPKMTLEDRLWHPLTERRSPADELRAAEVQFALLPLAAIEAGRYIKLRHTETRLDLTI, encoded by the coding sequence ATGACTGACCTCACCGCCCTTGTCGGCTCTCGTATCTGTCACGATCTAATTAGCCCGATCGGGGCCATCGGCAACGGGATGGAGCTTTTGGCGATGTCCACAAGCGCCGCCCCCGGCGGCGCCCCGACCGAGGAACTGGCGCTGATCACGGACAGCGTAGAGCGGGCGAATGCCCGTATCCGGCTGTTCCGCCTGGCCTTCGGCGCCGCACCCCCCGAGGCAGAGGTGGCCGGGCGGGAGGTTTGCGACATCCTTGCCAACTACTATGGCGGCGGCCGGCTGACCGTGACGGCAGACCCGCCTTCGGGTTTGCCCCGCATGGATGCCAAGATCGCGCTGCTTGCCGTTCTGTGCGCCGAAACCGCCTTTCCACGGGGCGGCCGCATCGCGCTGACCTTCCAGCCGGGGGAGGTCACCCTGTCCGCGGAAGGGCCGAAGATGACGCTCGAAGACCGGCTCTGGCACCCGCTGACGGAGCGCAGGTCCCCCGCGGACGAGCTGCGTGCAGCAGAGGTGCAGTTCGCGCTTCTACCCCTCGCGGCGATCGAGGCCGGGCGCTATATCAAGCTGCGCCATACCGAGACGCGGCTTGACCTGACGATCTGA
- a CDS encoding glutamate-5-semialdehyde dehydrogenase, producing the protein MKDLNDIPAVMADLGRRAKAAAADLAFAPAEAKQKALEAAADAVLARQADILDANAKDMAFGRDKGLSPAMLDRLKLDEDRIAGIVQGLRTVAAQTDPVGEVMAEWDMPSGLHIRRVRTPLGVIGVIYESRPNVTADAGALCLKAGNAVILRGGSESFHSSGALHACLVEGLRAAGLPEDAILRVPTRDRAAVSEMLTMTDFIDVIVPRGGKGLVGLVQREARVPVFAHLEGIVHVYVDRAADAKKALDVVLNAKTRRTGICGAAECLLIHADVVDTLGADLVAALVAAGVRVHADETLAKLPGTTPATADDWGREYLDMDIAAKVVADIDAAIDHVRTYGSGHTDAIITEDDAAAARFFERLDSAILMRNASTQFADGGEFGMGAEIGIATGKLHARGPVGATQLTSFKYLVDGDGTTRP; encoded by the coding sequence ATGAAGGATCTGAACGACATTCCCGCCGTCATGGCCGATCTGGGCCGCCGGGCCAAAGCCGCCGCTGCGGACCTGGCCTTCGCCCCGGCCGAGGCCAAGCAAAAGGCGTTGGAGGCCGCGGCCGATGCGGTGCTTGCCCGGCAGGCGGACATTCTGGACGCCAATGCCAAGGACATGGCGTTCGGCCGTGACAAGGGGCTGAGCCCGGCCATGCTCGACCGGCTGAAGCTGGACGAGGACCGGATCGCAGGCATCGTGCAGGGCTTGCGTACCGTGGCCGCCCAGACCGACCCGGTGGGGGAGGTGATGGCGGAGTGGGACATGCCCTCTGGCCTGCATATTCGCCGGGTGCGTACGCCGCTCGGCGTGATTGGCGTGATCTATGAAAGCCGCCCGAACGTGACGGCAGATGCCGGGGCGCTGTGCCTGAAGGCGGGCAATGCGGTGATCCTGCGCGGCGGGTCGGAAAGCTTCCACTCCTCCGGCGCGCTGCATGCGTGTTTGGTCGAGGGGTTGCGGGCGGCGGGGCTGCCGGAGGACGCGATCTTGCGCGTGCCCACCCGCGACCGGGCGGCGGTCAGCGAGATGTTGACCATGACCGACTTCATCGACGTCATCGTGCCCCGCGGTGGCAAGGGGCTGGTGGGCCTTGTGCAGCGCGAGGCGCGGGTTCCGGTCTTTGCCCATCTCGAAGGCATCGTGCATGTCTATGTCGACCGCGCGGCGGATGCGAAAAAGGCGCTGGATGTGGTGCTGAATGCCAAGACCCGGCGCACCGGTATCTGCGGTGCGGCCGAATGCCTGCTGATCCATGCGGACGTGGTGGACACCCTCGGCGCCGATCTGGTGGCCGCCTTGGTGGCGGCGGGCGTGCGGGTTCATGCGGATGAGACGCTGGCGAAACTGCCGGGCACGACGCCTGCGACCGCGGACGACTGGGGGCGGGAATATCTGGATATGGACATCGCCGCAAAGGTGGTGGCCGATATCGACGCGGCCATTGACCATGTCCGGACCTACGGCTCCGGCCATACCGACGCGATCATAACCGAGGACGACGCGGCCGCGGCGAGGTTCTTCGAACGGTTGGACAGCGCGATCCTGATGCGCAATGCCTCGACCCAGTTCGCCGATGGGGGCGAATTCGGGATGGGCGCCGAGATCGGGATCGCCACCGGCAAGCTGCATGCGCGCGGCCCCGTGGGGGCAACGCAACTGACCAGCTTCAAGTATCTTGTCGATGGTGACGGGACGACGCGGCCCTGA